The DNA window AACATGCCGTTAATTTTGAGAATACGTATTCCCAAAGTTAATCAGCCCTAAGCGTATTTACGGCTGATTTCTTCCCCGGACTTTTCCACGTCGGCGCGCATTTTTGCGCGGGCAGCGTCGATCTTGCTGGCAAGAGCCGGGTCAGACAGCGCCAGAATCTGGGCGGCAAGCCATGCGGCATTGCGAGCTCCGGCCTTGTCCAGCGCCACGGTAGCCACCGGGAATCCGGGAGGCATCTGCACGGTGGCGAGCAGGGCGTCCATGCCGCCAAGAGCCACGCTGGACACAGGAATGCCTATGACCGGGCGCGTGGTGCGCGCGGCAACGGCTCCGGCCAGATGTGCGGCCATGCCCGCTGCGCAGATAAATACCTGCGCGCCAGCGGCTTCACTGTCGGCCACCAGCTTTTCTGTACGTTCGGGGGTGCGGTGGGCGGAGCTGACAGTAATAAAGCAGCTTATGCCCAGGCTTTTCAGTACTTCCACACAGGGGCTCACCTTGTCTTCATCTGACTGCGAGCCCATCAAGATGACCACTTTCGCCATGTCTTATCCTCTGATTCCGCCCCAAGGGGCCGAAGTGATCTGGAGCAGATTAACTTTGAAATCCATCACATTTCAAAATTGTCATTGTGCCCAAAAATACGATTTCCGGCACAATCCACGCAGCGCTGCACTTTTGTGCAGTATTAGAGCAGTTAACATCTTTCAAGATTCAAATGCTCTAACGTTCCGGCAGGCCGCGTTTCTGCGCAAGAGTTATTTTCCTTTGAGCCGGTTGATGCCTTTCTGCCCGATATCCCTGCGGTAGAAGCCACCGTCCATCTGTACTTTTTCAGCTGCGGCGTAGGCGGCCTGCTGCGCGCCTTCCAGGTCGTC is part of the Desulfovibrio intestinalis genome and encodes:
- the purE gene encoding 5-(carboxyamino)imidazole ribonucleotide mutase, producing the protein MAKVVILMGSQSDEDKVSPCVEVLKSLGISCFITVSSAHRTPERTEKLVADSEAAGAQVFICAAGMAAHLAGAVAARTTRPVIGIPVSSVALGGMDALLATVQMPPGFPVATVALDKAGARNAAWLAAQILALSDPALASKIDAARAKMRADVEKSGEEISRKYA